The Hymenobacter sp. DG25A nucleotide sequence CCTGAATAGCAATTTCAAACTGCTGACGGGGCAGCAGCTCCCGGAGCTTTTCGCAGAGGCGGCGGCCCCACTCGTAGCTCTTGCTACGGTGTACAATAGCCGACAAAGCATCTACCTTCTCCCCGTTCAGCATGATGTCCAGCTTCACCATATCGGCGGCGCGGAAACCAATCAGCTCATAGTCCAGGGAGGCATAGCCCCGCGAGAGGGTTTTGAGCTTATCAAAGAAGTCGAATACAATTTCCGACAGCGGCAGCTCAAACGACAGCTCCACCCGCTCGGAAGTGAGGTAGCTCTGGCCTTTGATGATACCGCGCTTGTCCATGCACAGCGTGATGATGGCCCCTACGTATTCCGATGCCGTGATAATCTGGGCCTTGATGTAGGGTTCCTCAATCAGCTTGATCATGTTAGGATCAGGCATTTCGGAGGGCGCATTGATGGTCAGGAGCTGGTCCTTGGTACCAATAGCGTGGAACTGCACCGAGGGCACGGTGGTAATCACCGTCATGTTGAACTCCCGCTCCAGGCGCTCCTGCACAATTTCCATGTGCAGCATGCCCAGGAAGCCGCAACGGAAGCCAAAGCCCAGCGCTACAGAGGTTTCGGGCTCCCACACCAGGGAGGCGTCGTTCAGCTGCAGCTTTTCCATGGCGCCGCGCAGCTCTTCGTACTCGCTGGTTTCTACGGGGTAGATACCGGCAAATACCATGGGCTTCACATCGGCAAAGCCCTGAATGGCATCCGGCGTGGGCCGGGCTACGTGGGTGATGGTATCACCTACTTTTACTTCGCGGGCTTCTTTAATACCGGAAATCAGGTAGCCTACGTTGCCGGCACTCATTTCCTGACGGGGCTCCTGGTTCAGGCCCAGGATACCAATTTCATCGGCGCCGTATTCCTTGCCGGTAGCCATGAAGCGGAGCTTGTCGCCCTTGCGCATGGTGCCGTTCTTGATGCGGAACAGGACTTCGATGCCCCGGTAGGAGTTGAATACCGAGTCAAAAATCAGGGCCTGCAACGGAGCTTCCGGGTCGCCTTTGGGGGCGGGCACCCGCTCGCAGATAGCGTGCAGAATGTCTTCGATGCCGATGCCGGTTTTGCCGGAGGCATGAATAATATCTTCCGGAGCACAGCCGATTAGGTCGACGATTTCATCGGTAACCTCCTCCGGCATGGCGTGCGGCAGGTCTATTTTGTTGAGCACCGGAATAATTTCCAGATCGGCGCCAATGGCCAGATACAGGTTGGAAATCGTCTGGGCTTCGATGCCCTGGGAGGCATCCACAATCAGCAGGGCGCCTTCGCAGGCGGCAATGCTGCGGCTTACTTCGTAGCTGAAGTCAACGTGGCCGGGGGTATCAATCAGGTTCAGCGTGTAGATTTCACCTTTATAGGGAAACTGCATCTGAATAGCGTGGCTCTTGATGGTGATGCCCCGCTCCCGCTCCAGGTCCATGTTGTCGAGCAGCTGGGCTTGCATGTCCCGCTTGGCCACGGTGCTGGTAAATTCCAGCAGGCGGTCGGCCAGCGTGCTTTTGCCGTGGTCGATGTGGGCGATGATGCAGAAATTGCGGATGTTCTTCACTAGAGGCGGTTTTTTCCAGTGGCAAAGGTAGTCAAAAGGGGCTGAAAATGCTAAAACCGGCTCGTTTGCCGCTGGCCGCTTCCCGGATAAACCGACCGCAGGTATACAGGCTCAACTTCTCCCCCCTGCCGGCGTATCACTACCAGCTTATTTGTATTACTCCTACCCTTTTACCCCTTACCATTATGAGTATGCAGTTAAATAACGAAGCCGTGAAATTTGCCAAACAGCTGATTCAGGACGGCAAACTCAAGAACGACCAGGGCCATTGGGGGCAGCACAACCCTGACAGCAGCGCCGAAAATAAGTTTTTGGACAAGCACGAAATAGCCGAGTATGGCCAATGGCACCTGGGCATCGATAAAAGCAAAGGCGAAGACACCAAAGGCCGCTATAACTTCCCCTTCGGCGACTTTAAAACCGTGCACCGCGACGGCCTGATTGCCGCCAAAGAGCGCGCCGCCCAGCAAGGGTACGCCGATATTGAAAAGGCCGCTGATGAGCTGCTGCAGGCGCTGGAAAGAAAGGGGCGAAGTAGAAACCAGGAAGCAACAGGATGAAGGTAAAATCATCTTGTAAGTATTATAAACTCCGGTCATGTCGAGCGAAGTCGAGACATCTCGCTAGTGTGGTATACCCTCGCAACGAAGCGGGCGAGATGCTTCGGCTGCGCTCAGCATGACAAGTAGCATTACAACATCAGCACGCGAGATGTCTCGACTTCGCTCGACATGACCGCATAGTGTAGAAACCGCTTCTTAATTAGATATTCTCTTCTTCCCGCTCCCAAATCAGCCCCGGCCTTACCTGCCGGGGCTTTTTTCTTACCTTCGCTCCCTATAATTCCACCCAACTCCCCCGTGCTATGCATCCAGCTCCCGTAGCTCCGTATAAGCCTCAGAACCACATCCGCATTGTAACGGCTGCGGCCCTGTTTGATGGGCACGATGCCGCCATCAATATCATGCGCCGCATTATCCAGAGCAGCGGCGCCGAGGTTATTCACCTGGGCCACAACCGCTCGGTGCAGGAAATTGTAGACTGCGCCATTCAGGAAGATGCCCAGGCCATTGCCATTACCTCCTACCAGGGCGGCCACAACGAATACTTTAAGTACATGCACGACCTGCTCAAGGAGCGCGGGGCGGGCCATGTGAAGATATTTGGCGGCGGCGGCGGCGTAATTCTGCCCACCGAAATTGCGGAGCTGCAGAAGCACGGCATCACGCGCATCTACTCCCCCGACGACGGCCGCGCCATGGGCCTGCAGGGCATGATTAACGACCTGCTCAAGCAGTCTGACTTCCCCACCGGCCAGCATCTGAACGGCGAAGTAGAGCACGTAAAAGAGAAAGATGCCCGCAGCATTGGCCGCCTGATTTCTGCCGCCGAGAACTTCCCCCAGGAGTTTGAGCGGGTGAAAGGCCAGCTGATTTCCGATTTCCAGCAGGCCGAGGGCGGCGCCGACCAGCGCGTGAATCCTGCTTCTTCCGTTAAGAAAGCCCCTATTCTGGGCATCACCGGCACCGGCGGGGCCGGTAAGTCTTCCCTGGTAGATGAGCTGGTGCGCCGCTTCCTGCTCGACTTCCCGGACAAGACCATTGCCATTATTTCCGTAGACCCCAGCAAGCGGAAGACCGGCGGCGCCCTGCTCGGCGACCGGATCCGGATGAATGCCATTAACTCGCCACGGGTGTATATGCGCAGCCTGGCCACGCGCCAGAGCAACCTGGCCCTGAGCAAGTATGTGCAGGATGCCGTGGATGTGGTACGCGCCGCCGACTTCGACCTCATCATTCTCGAAACCTCCGGCATTGGTCAGTCCGATACCGAAATTATTGAGCACTCCGATGCCAGCCTGTATGTGATGACGCCCGAGTACGGCGCGGCCACGCAGCTGGAGAAAATCGACATGCTTGATTTTGCCGACGTTATTGCCCTCAATAAGTTTGACAAGCGCGGCGCCCTGGATGCCCTGCGCGACGTGCGCAAGCAATACCAGCGCAACCACCAGCTCTGGAACCAGCCGCTGGATGAGATGCCCGTGTTCGGAACCATTGCCTCCCAGTTCAACGACCCCGGCATGAACCGCCTCTACCGTGCTATTCTGGCTACGGTAGAAGCTAAAACGGGTGTGCCGTTTGCCTCTCACCTCGAAACCAGCAAAGAGGACTCGGAGAAGATCTACATCATTCCGCCTCACCGCACGCGTTACCTCTCAGAAATAGCCGAAACCAACCGCCAGTATGACCAGTGGGTTCAAAAACAAGCTGACACTGCTCAGCAGCTCTTCGGAATCCGGCAAGCCATCGGAGCCGTCCAAAGCCTCGGAAACACCTCCGTTGGAGGATCTGGCACCGGGAGCAGCGGCAATGGACTCGGATCAGGAGCACTCGTGGCCGGCCTGGAGAGCACCTTCGAGGAGGTCAAGCTCCGTTTGGATGGGCAAAATTGGAAGCTCCTGGAGACCTGGCCGCAAAAGGTAAAATCCTACCGCGACCCGGAGTTCATCTTTAAGGTGCGCGACAAGGAAATCCGCATCAAAACGCACACCGAAAGCCTCTCCCACCTCCAGATTCCGAAAGTAAGCCTGCCGCGCTACACGGCCTGGGGCGATTTGCTGAAATGGCAGCTGCAGGAAAACGTGCCCGGTGAGTTCCCCTACACGGCCGGCGTTTTCCCCTTCAAGCGCGAAGGCGAAGACCCCACCCGCATGTTTGCCGGCGAAGGCGGCCCCGAGCGCACCAACCGCCGCTTCCACTATGTATCGGCGGGCCTGCCGGCCAAGCGCCTGAGCACGGCTTTCGACTCCGTGACGCTGTACGGCGAGGACCCCGACCACCGGCCCGACATCTATGGCAAAATTGGCAATGCCGGTGTAAGCGTGTGCTGCCTCGATGATGCCAAGAAGCTGTATTCCGGCTTTAACCTGGCCAACCCGATGACGTCGGTGTCTATGACCATCAACGGTCCGGCTGCCACCATTGCCGCGTTCTACATGAATGCCGCCATTGATCAGCAGTGCGAGCTGTATATAAAGGAGCACGGGCTGGAAGACGAGGTCAGCCAGAAGATTGACCAGATCTACGCTGAGAAAGGCGTGGGCCGCCCCATTTACCAGGGCGAGCTGCCGGCCGGCAACGACGGCCTCGGCCTGATGCTGCTGGGCGTAACCGGCGACCAGGTGCTGCCCGCCGACGTGTACCACACCATCAAAACTCGCACCCTGGCGCAGGTGCGCGGCACCGTGCAGGCCGATATCCTGAAGGAAGACCAGGCCCAGAACACCTGCATCTTCTCCACGGAGTTTGCCCTGCGCCTGATGGGCGACGTGCAGGAATACTTCATTAAGGAGAAGGTCCGTAACTTCTACTCGGTGTCTATTTCCGGCTACCACATTGCCGAGGCGGGCGCCAACCCCATTACGCAACTGGCCCTCACGCTCAGCAACGGCTTCACGTTTGTGGAGTACTACGTGAGCCGCGGCATGAGCGTGAATGACTTCGCGCCCAACCTGTCGTTCTTCTTCTCCAACGGTATCGACCCCGAGTACGCGGTAATTGGCCGCGTGGCGCGCCGTATCTGGGCCAAGGCCATGAAGCTGAAGTACAACGCCGATGCCCGCTCGCAGATGTTGAAATACCACATCCAGACCAGCGGCCGGAGCCTGCACGCCCAGGAAATCGACTTCAACGATATCCGCACCACGCTGCAGGCCCTCTACGCCATTTACGACAACTGCAACTCCCTGCATACCAACGCCTACGATGAGGCCATTACCACGCCCACCGAGGAATCGGTGCGCCGGGCCATGGCTATTCAGCTCATCATCAACCGGGAGCTGGGTCTGGCCAAAAACGAAAACCCGCTGCAGGGTTCCTTCATCATTGAGGAGCTGACGGACCTGGTGGAAGAAGCCGTGCTGCTGGAGTTTGACCGCATCACGGAGCGCGGCGGCGTGCTGGGCGCCATGGAAACCATGTACCAGCGCGGCAAAATTCAGGAGGAAAGCCTTTACTACGAGACCCTGAAGCACACCGGCGAATTCCCCATCATTGGCGTGAATACCTTCCTCTCCTCCAAAGGCTCCCCCACGGTCATCCCGGCCGAGGTAATCCGCGCCACGGAGGAGGAAAAGCAGTTCCAAATCACGCAGCTCCAGACCCTGCACGCCCGCAACGAGGGCACTGCCGAGCAGCGCCTAAAGCAGCTACAGCAAGTAGCCGTAGCGAATGGCAACCTGTTTGATGAGTTGATGGAAACGGTGAAGTTCTGCTCGCTTGGTCAGGTGACCAATGCTTTGTTTGAGGTGGGTGGTCAGTATCGCCGGAATATGTAGGTGATAATCGGTAATCATATATCTATTTGTTGCCCATCATCAAAAAAAGCCCGCAAGTTGCGGGCTTTTTTTGATGATGGGCCGTTTGGGACAAACGCGCTTAGATAATCAATATATTAAAAAAGAGAAAGTTGTCCTGTGGTGGTAAATTGGCGAAGTTGTTCCAAAAAAAAGTCGGCGTCAAGATAGTAGTTGGGGAAGGCAAGCTTAAGCGCTTCAACGGAGTCGGCTGAAACCAAAACTGCGTCACGGGTGTCATTTGCAATTCTTTTTTCAAGAAGCAGATAATCTGCTGAAGCGGTGGCTAGCTGCGTTTGCGCATAGGACTTTATTATCACTCGTCCAGCCGCAGGGTCTAATTCTATAAGGTAATAATGAGCGTTAGAAAGGCGACGCTCTCCTCCCAAAACTTCTATAGATTTTCTAAATGTTGTCAGATGGCCCACCACATCTAATTTGTTTGCTAATCTTGTTATTTCTTGCCGGAGTTGCTTGATATCATCTGGGGTATCGGGGACAGTTGGCTTTCCTTCAGAAATAGCCATTGCTGAGCCCATCAAAGCAAAGAAACGCAGCCAATCTTCTTCCCCTTGGCTGGACTTCAAGGATTGCTTTATAAACGTACCTACTATCTCGACAGCAGTTGCCCAGGCATGTTGCATCAATGTTCGGACTTGAATTTCGATGCGCATGTCATCATAATCCTTATCCTTGTCACTTCGATATTTATATATTAAATGAATACCCCTATACCCCGATGGCTTAGGGCTATCTATATAATCTTGCTCTTTATGAATTTTGTGCTTTATGCCCCTACTTCCATGTTTATAAATATTTACAAGCTTATCAACTTCAGTTACATCTTTTAAAATGGCGCGGCAGCCACCTATATCTTGGATTTGCGCCATGTTCATGCCGGGGAACCGCTCCAATTTTAATTTAATCGAGGCAAGGCGCTTAATCCGTTGAGCAACTAGACTGTCATTATTGATGCTTTTTGCGGTTCGTCGCAACCTTTTTTGAAATGTATTCAAAGGAAAGTTGTGAGAAGTCCTCCAGTTATTAATGATTAATAGAGCATTATCCTTTTCAGCTAACGTCGCATCGTCTGAAATAAGAATTTCTCCAGCACGATTCACCTCTCGACGTGAGTATTCTGGTTTTGAGTAATAGGCCATTTTATATTCTATTTGACGAGTTGAATATATAACGCATGCAAGCCGCATGCTATTTTTATTTATGTAACCCCCAACTGGCGCGAGTTTAGCGAAGCATAACTCGTGACCAGCCTTTAAGGTGGAGGTTGTACCCCCACTGCTGCAACGCGGCAAACCGGAACCGTGTCGCCTGGAGAAATCCGGGCGGCGTTGTCGTTCAGGCGGGGGAGGCACAGCCTCCCGGCATGTTCGGCACGAGTTACGGCTACGCCTAAACTCGCGCCAGTACCTGGTTGCGCGAAACTCGCGCCAGTCGTGCATCTTGGGGCATGAGTGAGAAGTATAAGATTCACGATTCGCAGCAGCTCTATTTCGTCAGCTTTGCTACCGTCAACTGGATAGACGTATTCACGCGGCGCCTGTACAATGATATTTTCGTGGAGAGCCTGCGCTACTGTCAGCAGCACAAAGGACTGGAACTATATGCCTGGTGCCTGATGACTAACCATGCCCATCTCATTATAAGTAGTGAAACCGCCAACCTTTCGTCCATCCTGCGCGATTTGAAGCGCCATACCTCCAAAACTATTCTGAAGGCCATTCAGGAAAATGAACAGGAAAGCCGGCGGGAATGGATGCTGTGGCTATTTGAGCGAGCCGGGCAACGTAACTCGCATAACGAGCATTATCAGTTCTGGCAACAGAACAGCCACCCAATAGAGCTTCCTTCCAACGAACTCCGACGCCAGCGGCTTGAGTATCTGCACCGCAACCCCGTGGCCGCAGGATTCGTGGATGCACCGGAAGATTTTCTTTACAGTAGCGCCCGTAACTATGCCGGGCGACCTGGTTTGTTGGACGTGCTTTTCATCAGTTAAAACGTTCCGTATAGTACCGCGCTGTCCGAAGCCCAACAATTGCCTAGCTTTACCTCATGCGTACAGCTTCCATTTGTTGGGTTAAGAGTCTACTAGCCCTGCTCGTAGTGGCGGCCGCCTGCTCCTCCCCCGACCAGCAAACCGGCGGACCCACGCAGGATCAGGATGTGCGCGTACGCTACACTGCCCGTCGTGTAATTATGCCTGACCTACCGCAGCGGGGCCGCGTCCTCGACCGGTACGACTCCGTGCTGGTAGACACCCGCCCCCAGTTTCTGCTGAAACTTCCGCGCCGCCCCCCGCTTGATACCCTGGCGCTGGGCCAGCTGCTGGGCTGGGACTCCCTAACCGTGCGGCGACGCATTGCCGATGCCCTGCCCTACACCGAAGCCCCGGCCGGCTATCCGGTTCAGCTCACCCTCACAGCAGCCGAAGCCGAGCGGGTGCGCCGGGATAGCAGCGCCACGGTGCCCCGACTTACCCTGACCGAGCGCCGCCAGCGCATTTACACTACTAAGGCGGGAGCCCCGGTGCTGGGCTACCTGAGCGCCGAGGCCCAGCCCTTTCTCCGTCAGGCCCGGCGCACCGGTCGCGGCCGCTTCTACCGCCTGCGCAACGGTGGCGTAGAAACCTACTACAACGGCCTACTCAACGGGCACCGCGGCTACCTGCACCCACTGGTAGATGCCAAGGGCAAGCAGCACGGCACCTGGGCGAAGGATACCGCCTTTCAGCAAGGCCAGGACCTGCACCTGACAATTGATGTGAAGCTGCAAGCCTACGCCGAAAAGCTGCTGGGCGGCCGCAAGGGCTACCTCGTGGCCCTGGACCCGCGCACCGGGGAAATCCTGGCCTTCGTTTCAGCGCCCGTGTACCAGTCGGCCACCATCACCGCGCCCGACCAGGCCGGGGTGCGCGCCAAACTGCTGGAGCATGAAGACATGCCGCTGCTGAACCGGCCGGCCATGCTGGCCAACCCACCCGGCTCAGTGTTCAAGTTGGTGAATGCTGCCATAGCCTTGCAGATGGGTGCCATCAGCCCCAACACCGGGTTCCGCTGCGACCAGTCGCTGGTGAGCTGCGTGCACGAGCACCCCCGGGCAAAAAACCTGACGGCCGGCCTGAAGTACAGCTGCAACCCCTATTTCTACCAGGTGATGGGCAACCTCATTAACCGCGTGCCCGATAGTCTGGCCACGGACTCGTCGGCTGCCCGCCATTATAACCTGGCCGAGTGGCGCCGCTACGCCCGCTCGTTCGGTCTGGATTCGGTGCTGGGCGTGGACATGCCGCGCGAAGGCCCCGGCTTCCTGCCCACCCCGGCGTATTACGACAAAGCCCGCCGCACCCGCAGCTGGACATACCGCTCCATTTACTCGCTCAGCATCGGGCAGGGCGAAATCAACCTGACGGGCCTGCAAATGGCTAATATGGCGGCTATTATTGCCAACCGGGGCTGGTACTACACGCCCCACCTGGTGCGGGGCATTGGGGAAAGTGGGCCGCTGCA carries:
- a CDS encoding peptidoglycan D,D-transpeptidase FtsI family protein produces the protein MRTASICWVKSLLALLVVAAACSSPDQQTGGPTQDQDVRVRYTARRVIMPDLPQRGRVLDRYDSVLVDTRPQFLLKLPRRPPLDTLALGQLLGWDSLTVRRRIADALPYTEAPAGYPVQLTLTAAEAERVRRDSSATVPRLTLTERRQRIYTTKAGAPVLGYLSAEAQPFLRQARRTGRGRFYRLRNGGVETYYNGLLNGHRGYLHPLVDAKGKQHGTWAKDTAFQQGQDLHLTIDVKLQAYAEKLLGGRKGYLVALDPRTGEILAFVSAPVYQSATITAPDQAGVRAKLLEHEDMPLLNRPAMLANPPGSVFKLVNAAIALQMGAISPNTGFRCDQSLVSCVHEHPRAKNLTAGLKYSCNPYFYQVMGNLINRVPDSLATDSSAARHYNLAEWRRYARSFGLDSVLGVDMPREGPGFLPTPAYYDKARRTRSWTYRSIYSLSIGQGEINLTGLQMANMAAIIANRGWYYTPHLVRGIGESGPLHRFRVKHHTLIDSANFAALIPGMVAVMRGGTAASSSLADVGITVAGKTGTVQNDQGDDHAAFVGFAPADHPKIAVAVYIENAGFGAEAAAPCAVLVMEKYLRGSVAPRRKRWEGRIQKEARREE
- a CDS encoding methylmalonyl-CoA mutase family protein, coding for MHPAPVAPYKPQNHIRIVTAAALFDGHDAAINIMRRIIQSSGAEVIHLGHNRSVQEIVDCAIQEDAQAIAITSYQGGHNEYFKYMHDLLKERGAGHVKIFGGGGGVILPTEIAELQKHGITRIYSPDDGRAMGLQGMINDLLKQSDFPTGQHLNGEVEHVKEKDARSIGRLISAAENFPQEFERVKGQLISDFQQAEGGADQRVNPASSVKKAPILGITGTGGAGKSSLVDELVRRFLLDFPDKTIAIISVDPSKRKTGGALLGDRIRMNAINSPRVYMRSLATRQSNLALSKYVQDAVDVVRAADFDLIILETSGIGQSDTEIIEHSDASLYVMTPEYGAATQLEKIDMLDFADVIALNKFDKRGALDALRDVRKQYQRNHQLWNQPLDEMPVFGTIASQFNDPGMNRLYRAILATVEAKTGVPFASHLETSKEDSEKIYIIPPHRTRYLSEIAETNRQYDQWVQKQADTAQQLFGIRQAIGAVQSLGNTSVGGSGTGSSGNGLGSGALVAGLESTFEEVKLRLDGQNWKLLETWPQKVKSYRDPEFIFKVRDKEIRIKTHTESLSHLQIPKVSLPRYTAWGDLLKWQLQENVPGEFPYTAGVFPFKREGEDPTRMFAGEGGPERTNRRFHYVSAGLPAKRLSTAFDSVTLYGEDPDHRPDIYGKIGNAGVSVCCLDDAKKLYSGFNLANPMTSVSMTINGPAATIAAFYMNAAIDQQCELYIKEHGLEDEVSQKIDQIYAEKGVGRPIYQGELPAGNDGLGLMLLGVTGDQVLPADVYHTIKTRTLAQVRGTVQADILKEDQAQNTCIFSTEFALRLMGDVQEYFIKEKVRNFYSVSISGYHIAEAGANPITQLALTLSNGFTFVEYYVSRGMSVNDFAPNLSFFFSNGIDPEYAVIGRVARRIWAKAMKLKYNADARSQMLKYHIQTSGRSLHAQEIDFNDIRTTLQALYAIYDNCNSLHTNAYDEAITTPTEESVRRAMAIQLIINRELGLAKNENPLQGSFIIEELTDLVEEAVLLEFDRITERGGVLGAMETMYQRGKIQEESLYYETLKHTGEFPIIGVNTFLSSKGSPTVIPAEVIRATEEEKQFQITQLQTLHARNEGTAEQRLKQLQQVAVANGNLFDELMETVKFCSLGQVTNALFEVGGQYRRNM
- a CDS encoding RelA/SpoT domain-containing protein, translating into MAYYSKPEYSRREVNRAGEILISDDATLAEKDNALLIINNWRTSHNFPLNTFQKRLRRTAKSINNDSLVAQRIKRLASIKLKLERFPGMNMAQIQDIGGCRAILKDVTEVDKLVNIYKHGSRGIKHKIHKEQDYIDSPKPSGYRGIHLIYKYRSDKDKDYDDMRIEIQVRTLMQHAWATAVEIVGTFIKQSLKSSQGEEDWLRFFALMGSAMAISEGKPTVPDTPDDIKQLRQEITRLANKLDVVGHLTTFRKSIEVLGGERRLSNAHYYLIELDPAAGRVIIKSYAQTQLATASADYLLLEKRIANDTRDAVLVSADSVEALKLAFPNYYLDADFFLEQLRQFTTTGQLSLF
- a CDS encoding REP-associated tyrosine transposase, encoding MSEKYKIHDSQQLYFVSFATVNWIDVFTRRLYNDIFVESLRYCQQHKGLELYAWCLMTNHAHLIISSETANLSSILRDLKRHTSKTILKAIQENEQESRREWMLWLFERAGQRNSHNEHYQFWQQNSHPIELPSNELRRQRLEYLHRNPVAAGFVDAPEDFLYSSARNYAGRPGLLDVLFIS
- the lepA gene encoding translation elongation factor 4, which encodes MKNIRNFCIIAHIDHGKSTLADRLLEFTSTVAKRDMQAQLLDNMDLERERGITIKSHAIQMQFPYKGEIYTLNLIDTPGHVDFSYEVSRSIAACEGALLIVDASQGIEAQTISNLYLAIGADLEIIPVLNKIDLPHAMPEEVTDEIVDLIGCAPEDIIHASGKTGIGIEDILHAICERVPAPKGDPEAPLQALIFDSVFNSYRGIEVLFRIKNGTMRKGDKLRFMATGKEYGADEIGILGLNQEPRQEMSAGNVGYLISGIKEAREVKVGDTITHVARPTPDAIQGFADVKPMVFAGIYPVETSEYEELRGAMEKLQLNDASLVWEPETSVALGFGFRCGFLGMLHMEIVQERLEREFNMTVITTVPSVQFHAIGTKDQLLTINAPSEMPDPNMIKLIEEPYIKAQIITASEYVGAIITLCMDKRGIIKGQSYLTSERVELSFELPLSEIVFDFFDKLKTLSRGYASLDYELIGFRAADMVKLDIMLNGEKVDALSAIVHRSKSYEWGRRLCEKLRELLPRQQFEIAIQASIGQKIISRETVKALRKNVIAKCYGGDISRKRKLLEKQKEGKKRMRQVGSVEIPQEAFLAVLKID